The following proteins come from a genomic window of Corynebacterium falsenii:
- a CDS encoding malate synthase G encodes MTQTQQTERISAGGLQVATTLYDFVNNEVLPRIGKGSEEEQKKFWDGFGKIVEEFTPRNRELLAKREDLQKKMDQWYADHTGAQDPDEYTAFLKEIGYLVEEPGDFEISTANIDSEIAETAGPQLVVPVLNARFAINASNARWGSLYDALYGTNAISEENGQEKGKGYNKVRGDKVIEWSRKFLDRAVPLESGSHVDVTKYSVESGQFTAEIDGQDVHLREPEVYVGYAGDKADPTNILLRHNGLYIDIQIDPESPIGKTDKAGVKDVFLESAVSTIMDFEDSVAAVDATDKTLGYHNWLGLNTGELTEEVSKGGKTFTRELNKDRIFTSREGEELRLHGRSLLFVRNVGHLMQNPAILDKDGEEIFEGIMDGVITSAAAIPGLAEDNERRNSRTGSIYIVKPKQHGPEEVAFTNDLFAAIEDLLGLDRYTLKVGVMDEERRTTANLDACIAAVKDRVAFINTGFLDRTGDEIHTSMVAGPMIRKGEMKTSDWMLAYEDNNVDAGLAHGLPGKAQIGKGMWAMTELMAEMLEQKINQPKQGASTAWVPSPTGATLHATHYHDVDVFEVQEKLRTEGRRDTLGKILTVPVAGAKFGEGNATWSEDEIKEELDNNCQSILGYVVRWVEQGVGCSKVPDIHDIDLMEDRATLRISSQLLANWLKHGVISEEQVIEALERMAKKVDAQNEGDAAYRNMAPNYDESVAFQAAKDLILKGEQQPSGYTEPILHARRREFKEKNNIA; translated from the coding sequence ATGACCCAGACCCAGCAGACGGAACGAATCTCTGCGGGCGGCCTTCAGGTCGCCACAACTCTGTATGACTTTGTCAACAACGAGGTACTTCCTCGCATCGGCAAGGGCTCGGAGGAGGAGCAGAAGAAGTTCTGGGACGGCTTCGGCAAGATCGTGGAGGAGTTCACTCCGCGCAACCGCGAGCTGCTGGCAAAGCGTGAAGACCTGCAGAAGAAGATGGATCAGTGGTACGCCGATCACACCGGCGCCCAGGATCCGGACGAGTACACCGCATTCCTGAAGGAGATCGGCTACCTCGTTGAGGAGCCCGGCGACTTCGAGATCTCCACCGCCAACATCGACTCCGAAATCGCAGAAACTGCCGGCCCCCAGCTGGTGGTGCCGGTGCTCAATGCCCGCTTCGCCATCAACGCATCCAACGCTCGCTGGGGCAGCCTGTACGACGCCCTGTACGGCACCAACGCCATCTCTGAGGAAAACGGCCAGGAAAAGGGCAAGGGCTACAACAAGGTCCGCGGCGATAAGGTCATCGAGTGGTCCCGCAAGTTCCTCGACCGCGCCGTGCCGCTGGAGTCCGGTTCCCACGTGGACGTGACCAAGTACTCCGTGGAGTCCGGCCAGTTCACCGCTGAGATCGACGGCCAGGACGTTCACCTGCGTGAGCCCGAGGTGTACGTGGGTTACGCCGGTGACAAGGCTGATCCGACCAACATCCTGCTGCGCCACAATGGCCTGTACATCGACATCCAGATTGACCCCGAGTCCCCCATCGGCAAGACCGACAAGGCGGGCGTGAAGGACGTCTTCCTGGAGTCCGCTGTCTCCACCATCATGGACTTCGAGGATTCCGTGGCTGCCGTCGACGCCACCGATAAGACCCTCGGCTACCACAACTGGTTGGGTCTGAACACCGGCGAGCTGACCGAGGAAGTCTCCAAGGGCGGCAAGACCTTCACCCGTGAGCTCAACAAGGACCGCATCTTCACCTCCCGCGAGGGCGAGGAGCTGCGTTTGCATGGTCGTTCCCTGCTGTTCGTGCGTAACGTTGGTCACCTTATGCAGAATCCCGCGATCCTGGATAAGGATGGTGAGGAGATCTTCGAGGGCATCATGGATGGTGTGATCACTTCTGCCGCGGCTATCCCTGGCCTGGCGGAAGATAACGAGCGTCGTAATTCTCGTACTGGTTCGATCTACATCGTGAAGCCGAAGCAGCACGGTCCGGAGGAGGTGGCTTTCACCAATGATCTGTTCGCCGCCATCGAGGACCTGCTCGGTTTGGATCGGTACACCCTGAAGGTCGGTGTGATGGATGAGGAGCGTCGCACCACTGCCAACCTGGATGCTTGCATCGCGGCTGTGAAGGATCGTGTTGCCTTCATCAACACTGGCTTCCTGGATCGCACTGGTGATGAGATCCACACTTCGATGGTTGCTGGCCCGATGATCCGTAAGGGTGAGATGAAGACCAGTGACTGGATGCTGGCCTACGAGGACAACAACGTTGATGCTGGTTTGGCACACGGTCTGCCCGGTAAGGCTCAGATCGGTAAGGGCATGTGGGCCATGACTGAGCTGATGGCTGAGATGCTGGAGCAGAAGATCAACCAGCCCAAGCAGGGCGCGTCGACTGCGTGGGTTCCGTCGCCGACGGGTGCAACTTTGCACGCTACGCACTACCACGATGTGGATGTTTTCGAGGTGCAGGAGAAGCTGCGTACCGAGGGTCGCCGCGATACCTTGGGCAAGATCCTGACTGTGCCGGTGGCCGGTGCGAAGTTCGGTGAGGGTAATGCCACCTGGTCTGAGGATGAGATCAAGGAGGAGCTGGATAACAACTGCCAGTCCATCCTGGGTTACGTGGTGCGCTGGGTTGAGCAGGGCGTTGGTTGCTCGAAGGTGCCGGATATTCACGACATCGATCTGATGGAGGACCGTGCGACGCTGCGTATTTCCTCCCAGTTGCTGGCCAACTGGCTAAAGCACGGTGTGATTTCCGAGGAGCAGGTCATCGAGGCTTTGGAGCGTATGGCCAAGAAGGTTGATGCGCAGAATGAGGGTGATGCGGCTTACCGCAACATGGCTCCGAATTACGATGAGTCTGTTGCTTTCCAGGCCGCTAAGGACCTGATCCTGAAGGGTGAGCAGCAGCCTTCTGGTTACACGGAGCCGATCCTGCATGCTCGTCGTCGTGAGTTCAAGGAGAAGAACAACATCGCCTAG
- a CDS encoding alkene reductase → MSTSKLYEALEFPAAHNGSTISNRITMAALTRQRAGENGTPTELHREYYSQRASAGIVVTEGTFTAFTNRAFPGQAGMVNDEHQNAWREVADAVHERGGTLFMQLMHGGRMCSPGLLRGAQPEAPSAIAPGVPVRDFNGKSEAPIPRALRTNELPRIIQEFVAAARRAVDAGVDGVEIHSANGYLLHEFLSPVSNTREDNYGGSPANRARLTGDVVRAVANEIGAERVGLRISPEHNIQGVLEEDREDVLATYGALLDSLSDLNFGYVSVLHREAAEDPTDGEISELLAFLKAKSTGAFILNSGFSSFTQKDEAERLVDSGWADAVAVGRMLIANPDLAERWENDWELNEPDQSTFYSRGAKGYTDYPFHEA, encoded by the coding sequence ATGTCCACTTCCAAGCTGTACGAAGCACTTGAGTTCCCCGCCGCGCACAACGGCTCAACCATCTCTAACCGCATCACCATGGCCGCGCTGACCCGCCAGCGCGCCGGCGAAAATGGCACGCCCACCGAGCTTCACCGGGAGTATTACTCCCAGCGAGCCTCCGCAGGCATTGTGGTCACCGAGGGCACCTTCACCGCGTTCACCAACCGTGCCTTCCCCGGCCAGGCCGGGATGGTCAACGACGAACACCAGAACGCCTGGCGCGAGGTGGCGGATGCTGTTCACGAGCGCGGAGGTACCCTGTTTATGCAACTTATGCACGGCGGCCGGATGTGCTCCCCGGGGCTCCTCCGCGGCGCGCAACCCGAGGCTCCGTCGGCCATCGCTCCGGGCGTGCCCGTTCGCGATTTCAACGGCAAGTCGGAGGCACCCATCCCGCGCGCCCTCCGGACTAACGAGCTTCCTCGCATCATTCAAGAGTTCGTTGCCGCTGCCCGCCGTGCCGTGGATGCCGGCGTAGACGGCGTAGAAATCCACAGCGCCAACGGCTACCTGCTCCACGAATTCCTCAGCCCCGTCTCCAACACTCGCGAGGACAACTACGGTGGCAGCCCGGCCAACCGTGCTCGCCTGACCGGCGACGTTGTCCGCGCGGTCGCCAACGAGATCGGCGCCGAGCGCGTCGGGCTGCGGATCTCCCCGGAACACAACATCCAGGGCGTGCTCGAAGAGGACCGCGAGGACGTGCTGGCCACCTACGGTGCCCTGCTCGATAGCCTGTCCGACCTGAACTTCGGCTACGTCTCCGTTCTGCACAGGGAAGCCGCTGAGGATCCGACCGACGGCGAAATCAGCGAGTTGCTGGCCTTCTTGAAGGCCAAGTCCACGGGCGCGTTCATCCTCAACTCGGGCTTTAGCTCCTTCACGCAGAAGGACGAAGCTGAGCGCCTCGTCGATTCGGGATGGGCAGACGCGGTCGCCGTGGGTCGCATGCTTATTGCTAACCCGGATCTCGCCGAGCGCTGGGAAAATGATTGGGAGCTCAACGAACCCGATCAATCCACCTTCTACTCCAGGGGCGCCAAGGGGTACACGGATTACCCATTCCACGAGGCCTAA
- a CDS encoding MMPL family transporter has product MAQPKDQTATLPDGAESTVVAQLQQRSEDPAADSALVLFTAPDGADSPQAKAVGQNLGMLRDKAKQLGGPLIPNDQGTAALSFINITSDSSTQNAEKVTELREKANEGLPEGIVAKVTGPAAVQADLANVFKNANFLLLSVTAIIVAVLLIITYRSPVLWLIPLLVIALADRLAAVLFTYVLSAVDVPWNESTSGILSVLVFGAGTNYALLLISRYRDELHEHDSRFAAMAAAWWPTVKTITASASTVVLGVACLLLSAVPTTRGLGLAAVVGVLVALFFGAFVLPGAMVLFGRWIFWPRRPQVGTAVEHKFWDRIGGFVKAKPLPITIVSLLVLGLACIGATQMRTGLNQSDQFIDTPESIATAPLLEQAFPDQDATPATVMTLNPKQVETALRDNGLSERAVQSAVNEGQQITVPNGEIDGAAGGTWTSMRVSGLSVEELRHIFAGEGKDGNMPGGQVIRDTYVGGQDAQLIDAETSSAHDRLVIFPLVLGLVFVALAVLLRSLLAPLIMVATVLLTNISALGIGWWISTGVFGFKAFADTTPLYAFVFLVALGVDYTIFLITRTREEARRVGTKEGVLRALTSTGGVITSAGILLAAVFAALGVLPLVVLAQLGVVIFVGVLLDTLIVRTLLIPSVVQLLGEKFWWPGSVSRNKKD; this is encoded by the coding sequence ATGGCCCAGCCCAAGGATCAGACTGCCACCCTCCCCGACGGCGCGGAATCCACCGTGGTCGCCCAGCTGCAGCAGCGCAGCGAGGACCCGGCCGCCGATAGTGCCCTCGTGCTGTTCACCGCCCCCGATGGCGCGGACAGCCCGCAAGCCAAGGCCGTGGGCCAGAACTTGGGAATGCTGCGCGACAAGGCCAAGCAGCTCGGCGGCCCGCTGATCCCGAACGACCAGGGCACGGCGGCGCTGAGTTTCATCAACATCACGTCCGATTCCTCCACACAGAACGCGGAGAAGGTCACTGAGCTGCGGGAGAAGGCCAACGAGGGCTTGCCGGAGGGCATCGTCGCGAAGGTCACGGGTCCGGCGGCTGTCCAGGCCGATCTGGCGAATGTGTTCAAGAATGCCAATTTCCTGCTGCTCAGCGTGACGGCCATCATCGTGGCGGTGCTACTCATCATCACGTACCGCTCGCCGGTGTTGTGGCTAATCCCCCTGCTGGTCATCGCGCTTGCTGACCGTTTGGCGGCGGTGCTGTTCACGTACGTGTTGAGCGCGGTGGACGTGCCGTGGAACGAGTCCACCTCCGGCATCTTGTCCGTGCTGGTCTTCGGCGCGGGCACGAACTACGCGTTGCTGCTCATCAGTCGTTATCGCGATGAGCTGCATGAACATGACAGCCGTTTCGCTGCCATGGCTGCGGCGTGGTGGCCGACGGTGAAGACGATCACCGCCTCTGCCTCCACCGTGGTGCTCGGCGTGGCCTGCCTGCTGCTATCTGCCGTGCCGACCACTCGCGGCCTGGGCTTGGCCGCCGTCGTGGGTGTGTTGGTGGCGCTGTTCTTCGGTGCGTTTGTCCTTCCCGGTGCCATGGTGCTGTTCGGCCGGTGGATTTTCTGGCCTCGACGCCCACAGGTCGGCACCGCCGTGGAGCACAAGTTCTGGGATCGCATTGGTGGCTTCGTGAAGGCGAAGCCGCTGCCGATCACGATTGTGTCCTTGCTGGTGTTGGGCCTGGCCTGCATTGGTGCCACGCAGATGCGCACGGGCTTGAACCAATCTGATCAGTTCATTGATACCCCGGAGTCCATCGCTACCGCTCCGCTGCTGGAGCAAGCATTCCCGGACCAGGATGCCACGCCGGCTACGGTGATGACGCTCAACCCGAAGCAGGTGGAGACGGCGCTGCGGGATAACGGGCTGTCTGAGCGCGCGGTGCAGAGCGCCGTCAACGAGGGCCAGCAGATTACCGTGCCGAACGGCGAGATCGATGGTGCCGCTGGCGGCACGTGGACGAGCATGCGTGTGTCCGGTCTGAGTGTGGAGGAGCTGCGGCACATCTTTGCGGGTGAGGGCAAGGACGGCAATATGCCCGGTGGCCAGGTGATCCGCGATACCTACGTGGGTGGGCAGGATGCTCAGCTCATCGATGCGGAAACATCCTCGGCGCATGACCGCCTGGTGATCTTCCCGCTGGTGTTGGGACTGGTGTTCGTGGCGCTGGCCGTGCTGCTGCGCTCGCTGCTGGCGCCGTTGATCATGGTGGCCACGGTGCTGCTGACGAACATCTCCGCACTGGGCATCGGTTGGTGGATCTCCACGGGCGTGTTTGGGTTCAAGGCCTTCGCGGACACGACTCCGCTGTATGCATTCGTCTTCCTCGTGGCCTTGGGCGTGGATTACACCATCTTCCTCATCACTCGAACGCGCGAGGAAGCGCGGCGGGTGGGCACAAAGGAAGGCGTGCTGCGCGCGCTGACCTCCACGGGTGGCGTGATCACCTCGGCGGGTATCCTCTTGGCCGCGGTGTTCGCTGCGCTGGGTGTGCTCCCGCTGGTGGTGTTGGCGCAGCTTGGCGTGGTGATCTTCGTCGGCGTGCTGCTGGACACCTTGATCGTCCGCACGCTGCTCATCCCGTCGGTGGTCCAGTTGCTGGGTGAGAAGTTCTGGTGGCCTGGCTCGGTGAGCCGAAATAAAAAAGATTAA
- the aceA gene encoding isocitrate lyase, whose product MSNVGKARTAAEIQKDWDENPRWQHVKRDYTAEQVEKLQGTVVEEHTLARRGAEILWEAINKGDDSYINALGALTGNQAVQQVRAGLKAVYLSGWQVAGDANLSGHTYPDQSLYPANSVPNVVQRINNALMRADEIARVEGDTSVDNWVVPIVADGEAGFGGALNVYELQKAMIKAGAAGTHWEDQLASEKKCGHLGGKVLIPTQQHIRTLNAARLAADVANTPTLVVARTDAEAATLLTSDVDDRDKPFLTGGRTSEGFYNVQNGIEPCIARAKAYAPYADLIWMETGTPDLELAKKFAEAVRSEYPDQLLAYNCSPSFNWSAHLDDDTIAKFQNELGAMGFKFQFITLAGFHALNYSMFDLAYGYARNQMSAFVDLQNREFKAAEERGFTAVKHQREVGAGYFDSIATTVDPNSSTTALKGSTEEGQFH is encoded by the coding sequence ATGTCAAACGTTGGTAAGGCACGTACCGCAGCAGAGATCCAGAAGGATTGGGACGAGAACCCCCGCTGGCAGCACGTCAAGCGCGACTACACCGCTGAGCAGGTCGAGAAGCTGCAGGGCACCGTTGTCGAGGAGCACACCCTCGCTCGCCGCGGCGCTGAAATCCTCTGGGAAGCCATCAACAAGGGCGACGACTCCTACATCAACGCCCTCGGCGCTCTGACCGGTAACCAGGCTGTGCAGCAGGTCCGCGCAGGCCTGAAGGCTGTGTACCTGTCCGGTTGGCAGGTCGCAGGTGACGCCAACCTCTCCGGCCACACCTACCCCGACCAGTCCCTGTACCCCGCCAACTCCGTCCCCAACGTTGTGCAGCGCATCAACAACGCTCTGATGCGTGCCGATGAGATCGCTCGCGTTGAGGGCGACACCTCCGTTGACAACTGGGTCGTTCCGATCGTTGCCGACGGCGAGGCTGGCTTCGGCGGTGCTCTGAACGTCTACGAGCTGCAGAAGGCCATGATCAAGGCCGGCGCCGCTGGTACCCACTGGGAGGACCAGCTCGCTTCCGAGAAGAAGTGTGGCCACCTGGGCGGCAAGGTGCTGATCCCCACCCAGCAGCACATCCGCACCCTGAACGCTGCCCGCCTGGCAGCTGACGTTGCCAACACCCCCACCCTGGTTGTGGCACGTACCGACGCCGAGGCCGCTACCCTGCTGACCTCCGACGTTGACGATCGCGACAAGCCGTTCCTGACCGGCGGCCGCACCTCCGAGGGCTTCTACAACGTGCAGAACGGCATCGAGCCCTGCATCGCCCGCGCCAAGGCATACGCTCCCTACGCAGACCTGATCTGGATGGAGACCGGTACCCCGGACCTGGAGCTGGCCAAGAAGTTCGCCGAGGCTGTTCGCTCCGAGTACCCGGACCAGCTGCTGGCTTACAACTGCTCCCCGTCCTTCAACTGGTCCGCTCACCTGGACGACGACACCATCGCCAAGTTCCAGAACGAGCTCGGCGCCATGGGCTTCAAGTTCCAGTTCATCACCCTGGCTGGCTTCCACGCCCTCAACTACTCCATGTTCGACCTGGCTTACGGCTACGCCCGCAACCAGATGTCCGCCTTCGTGGACCTGCAGAACCGCGAGTTCAAGGCAGCCGAGGAGCGCGGCTTCACCGCTGTGAAGCACCAGCGCGAGGTTGGCGCCGGCTACTTCGACTCCATCGCCACCACCGTGGACCCGAACTCCTCCACCACCGCACTGAAGGGCTCCACCGAGGAAGGCCAGTTCCACTAG
- the lpdA gene encoding dihydrolipoyl dehydrogenase, with protein MAKENYDLVVLGAGPGGYVAAIRAAQLGLKVAVVEKQYWGGVCLNVGCIPSKALIRNAELAHTITKEAKFYGITGDNISMDFGVAHQRSRKVSEGIVKGVHYLMKKNKIQEINGLGTFVDDHTLEITDGDDEGKTLTFDNCIIATGSVVKSLPGVEIGGNIVSYEEQILDENKPDSMVIIGAGAIGMEFAYVLSNFGVDVTVVEFMDRVLPNEDKDVSKEIAKQYKKLGVKLKLGHKTTEVRDLGEGKGVEVDIESADGKKNETLKADRVMVSIGFAPRVEGFGLDKTGVKLTERGAIDIDDEMRTNVDHIYAIGDVTAKLQLAHVAEAQGVVAAEVIAGAETELLGDYMMMPRATFCSPQVASFGYTEEAAKKKAEEEGREVKVATFPYSANGKAQGLGHAVGFVKLVADAEYGELLGGHMVGPDVSELLPELTLAQRFDLTAEEIGRNVHTHPTLSEAMKEAAEGIGGHMINL; from the coding sequence GTGGCTAAAGAAAATTATGACCTCGTAGTACTCGGAGCAGGCCCCGGCGGATATGTGGCGGCAATTCGCGCTGCTCAGCTGGGCCTCAAAGTAGCAGTTGTGGAAAAGCAGTACTGGGGCGGCGTGTGCCTCAACGTGGGCTGCATCCCGTCCAAGGCGCTGATCCGCAACGCGGAACTGGCACACACCATCACCAAGGAAGCCAAGTTCTACGGCATCACCGGTGACAACATCTCCATGGACTTCGGCGTGGCGCACCAGCGCTCCCGCAAGGTCTCCGAGGGGATCGTCAAGGGCGTGCACTACCTGATGAAGAAGAACAAGATTCAGGAGATCAACGGCCTCGGCACCTTCGTCGATGACCACACCCTGGAGATCACGGACGGCGACGACGAAGGTAAGACCCTCACCTTCGACAACTGCATCATCGCCACCGGCTCCGTGGTGAAGTCGCTGCCTGGCGTGGAGATCGGTGGCAACATCGTCTCCTACGAAGAGCAGATCCTCGACGAAAACAAGCCGGACTCCATGGTCATCATCGGTGCCGGCGCCATCGGCATGGAGTTTGCCTACGTGCTGTCCAACTTCGGCGTGGACGTCACTGTGGTCGAGTTCATGGACCGCGTTCTGCCCAACGAGGACAAGGACGTCTCCAAGGAAATCGCCAAGCAGTACAAGAAGCTGGGTGTGAAGCTCAAGCTCGGTCACAAGACCACCGAGGTTCGCGACCTCGGCGAGGGCAAGGGCGTGGAGGTGGACATCGAGTCCGCCGACGGCAAGAAGAACGAAACCCTCAAGGCAGACCGCGTGATGGTTTCCATCGGTTTCGCCCCGCGCGTGGAAGGCTTCGGCCTGGACAAGACCGGCGTGAAGCTGACCGAGCGCGGAGCCATCGACATTGACGACGAGATGCGTACCAACGTGGATCACATCTACGCCATCGGTGACGTGACCGCGAAGCTGCAGCTCGCCCACGTGGCCGAGGCACAGGGCGTGGTGGCCGCTGAGGTCATCGCCGGTGCCGAAACCGAGCTGCTGGGCGACTACATGATGATGCCCCGCGCAACCTTCTGCTCCCCGCAGGTGGCCAGCTTCGGCTACACCGAGGAAGCCGCCAAGAAGAAGGCAGAAGAGGAAGGCCGCGAGGTGAAGGTCGCCACCTTCCCGTACTCCGCCAACGGCAAGGCCCAGGGTCTCGGCCACGCGGTGGGCTTCGTCAAGCTCGTGGCGGACGCCGAGTATGGTGAACTGCTGGGCGGACACATGGTGGGCCCGGACGTCTCCGAACTGCTGCCGGAGCTGACTCTCGCGCAGCGCTTCGACCTCACTGCTGAGGAAATCGGACGTAACGTGCACACCCACCCGACGCTCTCCGAGGCAATGAAGGAAGCCGCGGAAGGCATCGGCGGACACATGATCAACCTGTAA
- a CDS encoding HAD family hydrolase gives MTNDTPSTPVDIYSYEALLFDLDGVITPTAKLHRQAWARMFSAFLDSRGARPYTEQDYFDFLDGRRRDEGIQALLDSRGISLPLGSDSDAATEDTVHGLGTRKNEDFLALVAEGVDAYEGSVQLLDAIRDRGADGEHVPHIAIVSSSKNARQVLEAAGLLDRFEVIVDGVVASEEKLPGKPAPDTYEYGAKKLGVPVDKAVVLEDATSGVASGRAGHFGLVIGVDRGAGKQALLDHGADVVVQDLAELLG, from the coding sequence ATGACCAACGACACCCCCAGCACGCCCGTGGACATCTACTCCTACGAGGCCCTCCTCTTCGACCTCGACGGCGTCATCACCCCCACCGCGAAGCTCCACCGCCAGGCATGGGCCCGCATGTTCAGCGCCTTCCTCGACAGCCGAGGCGCCCGCCCCTACACCGAACAGGATTATTTCGACTTCCTCGACGGCCGCCGCAGGGATGAAGGCATCCAGGCTCTCCTCGACTCTCGCGGCATTTCGCTCCCGCTTGGTTCGGACTCCGACGCCGCTACGGAGGACACCGTCCATGGATTGGGCACGCGGAAAAACGAGGACTTCCTTGCCCTGGTGGCCGAAGGAGTGGACGCTTACGAAGGATCGGTGCAGCTGCTCGATGCGATCCGTGACCGCGGCGCTGACGGCGAGCATGTGCCCCACATCGCCATCGTCTCATCCTCCAAGAACGCCCGGCAGGTCCTTGAGGCGGCGGGACTCCTCGATCGTTTTGAGGTCATTGTGGACGGCGTGGTGGCGTCGGAGGAAAAGCTTCCCGGAAAACCCGCCCCCGATACGTACGAGTACGGTGCGAAGAAGCTGGGCGTGCCAGTGGACAAGGCCGTGGTGCTGGAAGATGCCACCAGCGGTGTCGCCAGTGGACGCGCCGGACACTTCGGCCTTGTCATCGGCGTGGATCGCGGGGCGGGCAAGCAAGCGTTGCTCGACCACGGCGCGGACGTGGTGGTTCAGGACTTGGCGGAGCTGCTGGGGTAG
- the ramB gene encoding acetate metabolism transcriptional regulator RamB → MGMEGKDRPFVGSRLRQLRHERGISQARLAEVLGLSASYVNQIEHDGRPLTVSVLKKITNTFGVDPTFFADQDSTRLLAEVQDVTLDSELLSEPVDVTELAELVKNHPTLARAFVDMHSRYRNISDKLSLLTEERMQGSAIMSITPRGEIFGRASGPEAFSMPHEEVRDYFYARQNYVDVLDVQAEHVAAELAIGTQQIHHTEQIIGEHLANAHGVTVQYSRDLGDTQHRFDVQAKTLYVSSKMRPGQIAFRMATELAYLEAGDTIDSLVELGHFQSDETKALASRGLATYWAAALLLPYEQFHASAENSRYDLEFLMREYGVGYETVCHRLSTLQRPSLRGVPWTFVRVDRAGNMSKRQSASGLHLSNSGGTCPLWNVYETFSYPGKIMRQIAEMPDGRTYLWIARTVNHHRAAWGQPGKMFAIGLGCELRHASRTVYSDGLDIADTSAAVPIGSGCRLCPRAQCPQRAFPAIHRPLSIDPHRSTVSPY, encoded by the coding sequence ATGGGAATGGAAGGAAAGGATCGCCCCTTCGTGGGTTCGCGGCTGCGGCAACTGCGCCACGAACGCGGCATTTCCCAAGCTCGGCTCGCTGAGGTACTGGGATTATCCGCGTCCTACGTCAACCAGATCGAACACGATGGGCGCCCGCTGACGGTCTCGGTGCTCAAGAAGATCACCAACACTTTCGGGGTTGATCCCACCTTCTTCGCGGACCAGGATTCCACCCGCCTACTGGCGGAGGTGCAGGATGTCACGCTCGATTCCGAGCTGCTGTCCGAACCCGTGGATGTCACCGAATTGGCGGAGTTGGTGAAGAACCACCCCACCCTCGCCCGCGCGTTCGTGGACATGCACTCGCGCTATCGCAACATCTCGGACAAGCTCTCCCTGCTCACCGAGGAGCGCATGCAGGGTTCGGCGATCATGTCCATCACCCCGCGCGGCGAGATCTTCGGCCGCGCGTCCGGCCCCGAAGCCTTTTCCATGCCGCACGAGGAAGTCCGCGACTACTTCTACGCCCGCCAGAACTACGTGGATGTCCTCGACGTCCAGGCCGAGCACGTAGCCGCCGAGCTAGCAATCGGCACCCAGCAGATCCACCACACCGAACAGATCATCGGCGAGCACCTCGCCAACGCCCACGGCGTGACTGTGCAGTATTCCCGCGACCTCGGCGACACGCAGCACCGCTTCGATGTGCAGGCCAAAACCCTCTACGTGTCCTCGAAGATGCGCCCGGGGCAGATCGCGTTCCGCATGGCCACGGAGCTGGCTTATCTCGAGGCCGGCGACACCATCGATTCCCTCGTGGAGCTCGGCCACTTCCAGTCTGACGAGACGAAGGCCCTGGCCTCCCGCGGCCTCGCCACGTATTGGGCCGCCGCGCTGCTCCTCCCCTACGAACAGTTCCACGCCTCGGCGGAAAATTCCCGCTATGACCTGGAGTTTCTCATGCGCGAGTACGGCGTGGGGTACGAAACCGTCTGCCATCGCCTCTCCACCCTGCAGCGGCCGAGCCTGCGTGGCGTTCCGTGGACGTTCGTGCGCGTGGACCGGGCGGGCAACATGTCCAAGCGTCAGTCCGCATCGGGCCTGCACCTTTCCAACTCCGGTGGCACGTGCCCGCTGTGGAATGTGTACGAGACGTTCAGCTACCCCGGCAAAATCATGCGCCAGATCGCGGAGATGCCCGATGGGCGCACGTACCTGTGGATCGCCCGCACCGTCAATCACCACCGCGCGGCGTGGGGCCAGCCGGGCAAGATGTTCGCCATCGGACTGGGCTGCGAGCTGCGGCATGCCTCCCGCACGGTGTATTCCGACGGTCTGGATATCGCGGATACGTCGGCGGCCGTGCCCATCGGTTCCGGTTGCCGCTTGTGCCCTCGCGCGCAGTGCCCGCAGCGCGCCTTCCCGGCGATCCACCGCCCGTTGAGCATTGATCCGCACCGGTCGACGGTGTCGCCGTACTAG